The Sinorhizobium fredii USDA 257 region CGAGATAGGACATGCTCCCGCCTCTGCTCCTCAGGGCCCAGATTACCGCCCCGACCGTCGTCTATTTTATAGTTTTTTTGAAAGACTTGGTGATCTCGCGGCATTTCTGGCCCCGTCAAGCAATGACACATAATGCAGCCCAGAGAAATGGGAGGCCTGAATGTACGAATATGCCATTGCCTGGGATTGGCTGACATTTGCGGTGCGGTGGCTGCATGTCATCACCGGCATTGCCTGGATCGGCTCATCCTTCTATTTCGTCGCGCTCGATCTGGGCTTGCGGCAGCGCCCAGACCTGCCGGCCGGCGCCTACGGCGAAGAGTGGCAGGTCCACGGCGGCGGCTTTTATCACATCCAGAAATATCTGGTCGCGCCTGAAAACATGCCGGAGCACCTGATCTGGTTCAAATGGGAATCCTACGTTACCTGGCTTTCCGGTTTCGGCATGCTGGCGCTCGTCTATTATGCCGGCGCCGATCTCTATCTGATCGATCCGGGCGTGCTCGACGTGTCGAAACCGACGGCGATTGCCATTTCGCTGGCATCGCTCGGCTTCGGCTGGCTTGCCTATGACACGATCTGTCGTTCGCCGCTCGGCAACGACAACACCCGCCTGATGGTGCTGCTCTATTTCATTCTCGTCGCGGTCGCCTGGGGCTACACCCAGCTCTTCACCGGCCGGGCCGCCTACCTGCATCTCGGCGCCTTCACCGCGACGATCATGTCGGCGAACGTGTTCTTCATCATCATTCCGAACCAGAAGAAGGTGGTCGCCGACCTGATCGCTGGCCGCACGCCCGATCCGGCGCTCGGCAAGCAGGCGAAGCAGCGTTCGACGCACAACAACTACCTGACGCTGCCCGTGCTGTTCCTGATGCTGTCGAACCACTACCCGCTCGCCTTCGGCACCGAGTACAACTGGATCATCGCCTCGCTCGTCTTCCTGATGGGCGTCACGATCCGCCACTGGTTCAACACCCAGCATGCCCGCAAGGGCAGGCCGACCTGGACCTGGCTGGTCACGGTGCTCCTCTTCATCGTCGTCATGTGGCTTTCGACGGTGCCCAAGGTTCTTTCCGAGGGCGGAGAGGCGAGGGCGGCCACCGCCGAGCAGGCCGTCGTCGCGGCGGCCGATTTCTCGAAAGTGCGCGACACGGTGCTTGGCCGTTGCTCCATGTGCCACGCGCGCGAGCCCGGCTGGGAGGGCATCATCGTGCCGCCGAAGGGCGTCATCCTGGAAAGCGACGGCGACATCGTCGAGCATGCGCGTGAAATCTATCTGCAGGCGGGGCGCACGCACGCCATGCCGCCCGCCAATGTCACTGGCATCACCGAAGAGGAACGGCAATCGCTGGCCTCCTGGTACGAGACGGCCATGAAAGAAGGAACGATTCAATGAGTGATCTGCTGATCCGCGGGCGCGTACTCACCTTCGTCAGGGAGCCCGAGGGTATCGATGATACCGGCGCCTATCGCTATTACGAAGACGGCGCCGTTCTCGTCGTCAACGGCAAGATCGGCGGTGTCGGTTCCTATAGCGACATCGCGAAACAGGCCGGCGAGCGCGTGCAGATCGCCGACCATCGTCCCAACCTCGTCCTGCCGGGGTTTATCGACACGCACCTGCATTTCCCGCAGACGCAGGCGATAGCCTCCTATGGCGCGCAGCTCCTGGAATGGCTGAACACCTATGTCTTCGTCGAAGAGCAGAAGTTTAAAGAGCCCCAACACGCCGCATTCATCGCCGGCCGCTTCATGGACGAGCTTCTCTCCAACGGCACGACCACGGCCGTTGCCTATTGCTCCGTGCATCCTGAAAGCGTCGACGCCTTCTTCACGGCCGCCGAAGAGCGAAACATGCTGATGATCGGCGGCAAGGTGATGATGGACCGCAACGCCCCCGATGCGCTGCGCGACACGCCCATGCAGGGTTATGAGGAAACGAAGCAGCTGATCGGCAAGTGGCACGGCCGGGGCCGGGCGCATTACGCGATCAGCCCGCGCTTCGCCATCACCTCGACGCCCGAGCAGATGGAGATGGGCCGTGCGCTCTTTGCCGAACATCCGGACTGCTACGTGCAGACGCATCTTTCCGAGAACAAGGACGAGATCGCCTTTGCCACGTCGCTCTACCCGGAAGCGAAAGACTATACCGACATCTACGCGCGCTACGGTCTTCTTGGCCGCAGGACATTGCTCGGTCATTGCATCCATATGAGCGACCGGGAGATCTCGGTGCTCGCCGAGACCGGTGCGGTCGGCGTATTTTGCCCGACCTCCAACCTGTTCCTCGGCAGCGGTCTGTTCGATCGCGACCGT contains the following coding sequences:
- a CDS encoding urate hydroxylase PuuD — its product is MYEYAIAWDWLTFAVRWLHVITGIAWIGSSFYFVALDLGLRQRPDLPAGAYGEEWQVHGGGFYHIQKYLVAPENMPEHLIWFKWESYVTWLSGFGMLALVYYAGADLYLIDPGVLDVSKPTAIAISLASLGFGWLAYDTICRSPLGNDNTRLMVLLYFILVAVAWGYTQLFTGRAAYLHLGAFTATIMSANVFFIIIPNQKKVVADLIAGRTPDPALGKQAKQRSTHNNYLTLPVLFLMLSNHYPLAFGTEYNWIIASLVFLMGVTIRHWFNTQHARKGRPTWTWLVTVLLFIVVMWLSTVPKVLSEGGEARAATAEQAVVAAADFSKVRDTVLGRCSMCHAREPGWEGIIVPPKGVILESDGDIVEHAREIYLQAGRTHAMPPANVTGITEEERQSLASWYETAMKEGTIQ
- the guaD gene encoding guanine deaminase is translated as MSDLLIRGRVLTFVREPEGIDDTGAYRYYEDGAVLVVNGKIGGVGSYSDIAKQAGERVQIADHRPNLVLPGFIDTHLHFPQTQAIASYGAQLLEWLNTYVFVEEQKFKEPQHAAFIAGRFMDELLSNGTTTAVAYCSVHPESVDAFFTAAEERNMLMIGGKVMMDRNAPDALRDTPMQGYEETKQLIGKWHGRGRAHYAISPRFAITSTPEQMEMGRALFAEHPDCYVQTHLSENKDEIAFATSLYPEAKDYTDIYARYGLLGRRTLLGHCIHMSDREISVLAETGAVGVFCPTSNLFLGSGLFDRDRFDKLGARHSVATDVGAGTSFSMLETMDEAYKVLHLQGQRLSPLRSFYMMTLGNARGLDLEHRIGSLHVGADADIVILDSRAKPAMQLRMQVASSLAEELFVLQTMGDDRCVAEVYVAGLPMKHRRSEPTQDRAARAAELA